The nucleotide sequence GAGTTCCGCACTAGCGAGACTAGAGAAATAATCGATACGCTCGGATTTGTTTTATATAAGCTGATCCCGCTGCTGAAACGTTTCAGGCCGACTCGTACCACTGTCCATCCCAATCATGACTCCTTGAAGGATGTTCAGACATGCAAACAGAATGTGAGATATTGTGAGTTGTGCTGGCGTCTTAGCATTCGCTCTGTTCATATGAGTAACATACAATACTTAGTTACTAATTATGAGGAAATACAAGCCGCGAAAATTAAGGCGGGAAGATTTAGTCAGCGATATTGTTCTGTTCATTCGCCGGGCTCCGCCAGATATCATGCGGATCTTCGATATAAAAAGGCCTTTCATCATGAAATTTCAGCGTTATTGAACGAGGCCAATTCTAAGTATTCTATTCAGCTTTCTCCTAGAAAATTTACTACAATCAAAGAGGTGAGAAAGATTGCTTATGAGCTAACCCACTCAAAGCTTCGTTTTATACGTTCTGACGATGCTCAGGCTATTCGGCTCTCTGAAAAGGTTTACCTTTTGGCGAAGGAGGGTTTTTCTCAATCCCAAATTGCTAAAAAGCTTAATGTAAGCCCGCAAGCTGTATCCAGAATTATAAAGAGATTGGATACTTTAAGGGCTGTCCATGCTGCTAGCTGCAAATTTGATGAGCGAACTGGGGAGTTTGTTGTTTCTGACTCAGTGCGTAATAGGATTCGTTTAGGCCTAGCGCGGCAACCTAAACCTGAGTCAATAGCTGCGATAGCGAAAGTTGTTGGGCTTACCAAGGCCACCGTCGAGGACATATCAATATCCTTGCTGGAAAATAGCAATTTGAACAATAGCCCTTTCACTCAGGAATTTTCTTCCGGTTGAAAAGGGCTGGATATGTTTGGCTGCGATGTCGTGGCTTACCTAGTCCGGCTGAGGGGGTATTTCAAGCATCGCGTTTGATTTTATCCAGCTTGTCTACAAGATCCTCTGCACGCAGGTGCGTGTAACGTTTCAGCATCTGCATCGATTTGTGCCCGCTGATGGCGGATACCTCTTGGTCAGATAGGCCGCCCTCAACTAGCCGACTGACCGCCTCATGCCGCAGATCGTGGAAGTGCAGATCAGCCATGCCGAGCTTGGTCTTCAACAAGCCCCAGGTTTTGGTGAATGCGTAGGGGCTGCGCTTTCCGCTTTTGCCCGGCTCGCCAAAGAACACCAGATCACAGTCAATCGGGCGTATCGGGTTGTTCAGCGCCGCCTGGAAAGTCTCTGTGGCCCATTTGCTGAGTGGGACGGTGCGTGCGCTGTCGTTCTTGGTGTCTGAGAGGCGCACTACGCGCTTTCTCATGTCGACCTGATGTCGCCGCAAGGATGTGATCTCCGACGAGCGCATACCGGTTTCTAGGGCGATTCGGACGATCCAGCCAAGCATAGGGTTGCTGTGATTGTTTACGGCTGTCAGCAGGCGACGTTCTTCTTCTGCAGACAGGCGCCGGTCGCGGCCTTCGCCAGGGCTTGGTTTGCGGATATTCAGCACTGGGTTGAAGCCCAGGCCCAGCCCCCACTCCTGAATCGCCACGGTGAACAGGTGACTGAGTAGGGCCAGCTCCAGGCGCACGGTGTTGTTGCTGGTGGGCTTCCCACGATTGGTGATCGAGGACAGGCGGGTATCGCGGTAGCTGGCGATGATTTCAGCGGATAGGGCGGCCATGGAGTATTTGCCCAGGTGGCTGATCAGCTGCTGGGCTTTGGTGGCTTCGGCGCGTTGGGTGGTCGGCTTCTTAGTGGGGCTGACTTCGCTGAGATAGCGCTTCAGTGCCATTTCCAAGGTCATGCGCTCGGAGCCGCTGCGTTGGATGTACACGCCCCTGACCATTTCGTCTTCGGTGCGGCGCGCCCAGTCTTCGGCATCGCGCTTGGTGCGGAAGGTTTTGGTGTTAGTCGGCCAGCCGGTTTTGCGCACCAGAGCCTTCCAAGTGCCGGCATCCGTTTTGACGATGGTGGCCATTTTTCTACTCCAAAAGCGTACCGCTGTACCGGCACTGTACTGAATTTGTACCTTTGGACTATAGGACTGGTAAAGCTATTTTTCTCGCAGACATGAAAAAGCCGCGCATTGCGCGGCTTTGGAGTTGGTGGGCCCACACGGACTCGAACCGTGGACCAAAGGATTATGAGTCCTCTGCTCTAACCAACTGAGCTATGGGCCCTCAGAAGCGTGCGGATTATACCGGTGCCTTCTCGGCAGTGCCAACCGTAAGGCGAGGGCTGAGGAAGTTTTGTGCGAACGCGTCGGGGTGGATGGCGCGGCTGATAATGAAGCCCTGAATCTGTTCACAGCCCTCGGCGGCGAAGAACTGTTCTTGGGCCTTGGTTTCTACCCCTTCGGCGATGACGGTCAGTTGCATGCTGCGGCCCAGTGCGATGATGGCGCGCACAATGGCGGCATCGTTGCTGTCGCCGGGTAGGCCGCGCACGAAGGATTGGTCGATTTTTAGGGTGTCAACCGGCAAACGCTTGAGGTAACTGAGCGAGGAGTAGCCGGTGCCGAAGTCATCAATGGCCAATTGAATACCCAGCCCTTTAAGTTGATGCAGCAGGCTTAGGGCTTCTTCGGCTTGATTCATGATGAAGCTCTCAGTAATTTCCAGTTGCAGCAGTTCCGGGGGGAGGCAGTTATCTTCCAGCATGCTGGCGATACGTTCCAGCAGGTGCGGCTGGCGCAGTTGTATGCCAGTCAAATTGACCGACAGCGGGCCGAAGGGCGCGTGTTGTTGTTGCCATTGCTGCATTTGCCAGCAAGCCTGGCTCAATACCCAGTCGCCGAGGGCGATGATTAGGCCGGTCTCTTCGGCCAGCGGAATAAAGCGCTCGGGTGAGATTTCGCCAAATACTGGGTGGTACCAGCGTAGAAGCGCTTCGGCTCCGATCAGGCGATTGCTGCTTAGGCAGCGTTTTGGTTGGTAGTAAAGCTGCAGTTGTTCTTGCTCGATGGCACGGCGTAATTCGCGCTCTAGGGCCATACGTTCGTTGGCTTGGGAGGTGAGATCGCGGGTGTAGAGTTCGACGCGGTTGCGCCCGCGCGCCTTGGAGCGGTACATGGCAGCGTCAGCATTTTTCACGAGGGTGGCGACGTCTTCGCCATCGTCTGGGTAGTAACTAATGCCGATGCTGGCGCTGATAAACAGTTCTTGCTCGTCGAAGCGGAAGGGTAAGTTGAAGCACTCCAGCAGTTTGTTTGCCACCTGCTCGGCGTCACCCTTCTGTTGCAATCCGGGTAGCAGGATGATGAATTCATCACCGCCTAAGCGCGCGAGGGTGTCGATATCACGCAGGTGCATTTTCAGTCGGGTGGCGATGCTCTTGAGCAGTTGGTCACCGACCGGATGGCCAAGGCTGTCGTTGATGTGTTTGAAGCGGTCTAGGTCGATAAACAGCACTGCGCCCATGCGTTGATCGACCAGCGCGTCTGCGATGGCGATATGGAGGCGCGCTTCGAACAGGGTGCGATTGGGCAGGCCGGTGAGAGGGTCGTGATGGGCCTGATGATCGAGGCTGGCTTGAGCATGTTTGAGCGAGCTGATGTCGGCAAAGACAGCGACAAAGTGGGTGATGATGCCGTCACCATCACGTACGGCACTGATGGTCAGCCATTCTGGAAAGAGCTCGCCATTTTTGCGCTTGTTGCAAATTTCGCCCTGCCAATGGCCCGAGGCGCTGAGGCTGTGCCACATGGCGACGTAAAACGCGCTGTCGTGGTTGCCCGAGGCGAGTAGGCGTGGCGACTGGCCAAGGGCTTCAGCTTCGCTATAGCCGGTGATGGTGGTGAAGGCGCGGTTGACGGCGGTGATACGTTGCTCAAGGTCAGTGATCATTACGCCTTCAGCGGTGCTTTCAAACACGGTAGCGGCTTGCTTGAGCGTTTCCTGCATGCGCACGCGCTCGGTGATGTCGCGGGCGATGGTCAGCATGCAGGTCTCGCCCTCAATCGGGATGGGCTGGACCGACATCTCGCAGGTGCGCAGCGAGCCATTACGGGTGCGAATAAGCGCGCGGAAGTCACGCACGGAGCCGTGTTGCTGCACCTGCTCGAACATGCGGGTGCGCTCATTCGGATCAGCCCAAATACCCAGTTGCAGGGTCGTGCTATCAATCGTTTCGTCGATGCTGTATCCGGTGATGCTACTGAAGCCTTCGTTGACGTTGAGCAGTTGGCCGTCGCTCAGGCGGGTGATCAGCATACCGTCCGGTGACGCATGGAAGGCTTTAGCGAATTTGTCCTCGGACAGCTTGAGGCGCTGCTGAATATCCTTCAGCGCACTGATGTCACGCACCGCCACGATCAAGGAAGGGTTATTGTCGAGGGTGATTTTTTGTGCAGAAATCAGTGCAGTGAACTGGCTGCCATCACGTCGCCGGAATGTACTCTCAATGTTATGTGTATGACCGCTGCGCAGCAGTTCGAGGGTGTGCGGGCCGATGTCGTGCTCAACCCAAAGGCCAAGCTCTGATGAGGTGAAGCCGATAGCCTCGGCGGCGCTGATGCCGATTTGTTGTTCAAAGGTGTGATTGACCGCTAGCAAGCGGCCGTCATTGAGGTTGAGCAAGGCAATGATGTCGGGGCTGTTATGGAATACCGACGCGAATTTTTGCTCCGACAAGGCCAGCGCCTGCTCGGTGCGCTTGGTTTCAGTAATGTCGATCATCAAGCCGCGCATCATCTGTTCGTCGCCCTGCGGCGACAAGGTGATGATATCGCGCACCCAAACCTCGCGTCCGTCGGCGGCTAGCATGCGGTAATCCATGCTGTGGTCACGTCCAGCCTGAGTTTCAGTGCGGCAATAATAGAGGGTATGGCCGGCATCATCGGGGTGTAAGGTGCGTTCGATAAAGCCGGGCTGCAGCCAATCTTGTATGGGATAGCCGAGGAGCTTTTCGGCTTGGGGTGCGACATAGGTGAAGCAAAAGTCGCGGGGGTCCATTTGCCACGTGATGGCATTTAAGCTTTCCACCAAGCCACGGTAATGCTGTTCGCGGTCCCGAAGTTCGCCCGCCAGTAGTGCGCTGTTATGCATCTCGCTGCGCAAGAGGCGGTTGATGCGCAAAATGCTCACTATGATCAGCAATGACGCCAGCAGGGCGGGCAGGCCAAACAGCAGCACGCTGCGCCAAAATTGGCGCTGGTCGAGTAACTCGCCAACCCAGCGCTGTTCAATTTCGGCTATTTCATCCGGCGTAAGCTCGGCCAGCACCTTGTCGATCATGCCGGCCAAAATGGCATTGTTTTTTGGCACAGCCATCGCCAATTGGTAGCGATATGGAGTCTGGCCGCTGACGATGATGCCGTCGAGTTTGAGTTGGCGCAGGTGCCAAATGCTCGAAGCCAAATCACCGACCATGGCATCAGCTTGCCCTGTGGCCAATGCCTGCAGCGCGGCGGCGATGCTGGGGCGCGGCCAGAGATTGAGTTCGGGGTGCTTGTCGCGGAGTAATTCATGGGTGGCGTAGTTATCGACGACTGCAATTCTTAACCCTTGCAGATCCGCTAGTCTGCGCGGTTGCGGGCCTTGCTCTTGCGCCAAGATAACAATCGGGAAGTCGAGGTAGGGGCGCGTGAATGTTAGGTATTGCTCGCGCTCGGGAGTGGCCATCAGGCTGGGCAATAACTGCACGCTACCCGCTCGCGCTGCACTCAGTACCTCGCTCCAATTTTGTTCAAGCGGTGGCCGGGACGTGATTGATAGGCGCTGTTCAATCAGGCGCACATAGTCGGCAGCCAACCCCTGATAGTACGCGTCGGAATCGATAAATTCGTAGGGTGGCCAGTCGCGGTCTACGCCCAAGTTCAGTTGCGGATGTTCGGCGAGCCATGTTTGCTCGGCCGGCGTGAGCTCTAGACTAAGCGCAGGCAAGGTCCAGCACGCCAGGCACAACAGGAGGATGGCCGAAACACGCTGCATGGGTTGGCTCGCTTGATGGTCTATGAAGAAATTGTAGACCTGCCCAGCAGCCCTGGGTAGTTGCCCGCAATGCAAAACCCCCGGCAGGCCGGGGGTTTTGGTGTTACTCGTCGAGGAAGGAGCGTAGGTGCTCGCTTCTCGTCGGATGGCGCAGCTTGCGCAGTGCCTTGGCTTCGATTTGACGAATCCGCTCGCGGGTTACGTCGAACTGTTTACCGACCTCCTCAAGGGTGTGGTCGGTATTCATGTCGATGCCGAAGCGCATGCGCAGAACCTTGGCTTCACGCGCAGTGAGGCCAGAGAGTACTTCGCGGGTTGCTTCTTTAAGGCTCTCAACGGTGGCGACATCGATTGGCGACTGCATGGTCGAGTCTTCGATGAAGTCACCCAAGTGCGAGTCTTCGTCGTCACCGATTGGGGTTTCCATGGAGATCGGCTCTTTAGCGATCTTCAATACCTTACGGATTTTATCCTCAGGCATTTCCATGCGTTCGCCCAGCTCTTCCGGGGTCGGTTCACGGCCCATTTCCTGCAACATCTGCCGGGAAATACGGTTGAGCTTGTTGATCGTCTCGATCATGTGCACCGGAATACGAATGGTGCGGGCTTGGTCGGCAATCGAGCGGGTAATCGCCTGACGGATCCACCAAGTGGCATAGGTCGAGAACTTGTAGCCGCGGCGGTATTCAAACTTATCCACCGCCTTCATCAGGCCAATGTTGCCTTCCTGAATCAGATCAAGGAACTGCAAACCGCGGTTGGTGTACTTTTTGGCAATCGAGATAACCAAGCGCAAGTTCGCTTCAACCATCTCTTTCTTCGCGCGGCGGGCCTTGGCCTCACCGATCGACATGCGACGGTTGATGTCTTTGATTTCAGCCAGCGTCAGCTCGCACTCAGCTTCCAAGGCAGACAGCTTTTGCTGGCAGCGCTGGATATCGCCTTGCAGGGTGCCGATGGCTTCGGCGTACTTGCCTTTACCTTTGGCCAGGCCAGCAGCCCATTCAGCATTGATTTCATTGCCAGGAAACAGCTTGAGAAAATCAGCGCGCGGCATGCGTGCATCACGCACGCACAGTTGCATGATGGCGCGTTCCTGGGCGCGCAAGCGCTCTAAGGAGCTGCGCACACGCACAACCAAGGCGTCGTACTGTTTAGGGATCAGCTTGATCGGCATGAACAGCGTGGCCATTTCTTTCAGCGCGGCAATGCCTTGCTTGCTGTTACGGCCGTGCTTTTTCAGTGCCTTTTTAGCCAGGCTGAGGGCGTCGCCGATCGCGGTGAAGCGGCGCAGTGCCTCTTCAGGGTCCGGACCACCGTCGCCTTCTTCCTCTTCCTCGTCGTCACTGTCATCGCTGTCGTCGGTATCGCTGTCTTTTTCAGCGTCACCGTCTTTGGCGGGAACAGGGGCGGCAGCTTCGGCCGGGACAATGCCATCATCCGGGTCGATGTAGCCGTTGAAGACTTCAACTAAGCGACCACCGTCGGTGGTAACGCGGGTGTACTCGGCAAGAATGCTGTCGACAGTGCCGGGGAAATGAGCGATTGCGCCCATGACTTCGCGGATGCCTTCTTCGATGCGTTTGGCGATTTCGATCTCGCCTTCGCGGGTCAGCAATTCTACGGTGCCCATCTCACGCATATACATGCGCACAGGGTCCGTCGTACGACCGATGTCAGTTTCAACCGCTGCCAACGCTGCAGCGGCTTCTTCAGCCGCTGCATCATCGGTATCGGCGTCGGCCAACATAAGTGCGTCCGCATCCGGAGCACTTTCGTGTACGGGGATCCCCATGTCATTGATCATGCGGATGATGTC is from Pseudomonas sp. TMP9 and encodes:
- a CDS encoding helix-turn-helix domain-containing protein, whose product is MACIDDFRRAFNGFRISTLCFEPLVTGYGLLLTELKTSSSLTSKRYPVWSVVRRNLDDAFIEAINKFTGEWNRELFANCKLSEMGKCGPTIQATPSDMSDPAYTQAWLDLSMGCAGEKAELPLKPFNDGWSFKTASKNLVKPAKIIPIDSQFSNIGFWESNFKCALSNLEFRTSETREIIDTLGFVLYKLIPLLKRFRPTRTTVHPNHDSLKDVQTCKQNVRYCELCWRLSIRSVHMSNIQYLVTNYEEIQAAKIKAGRFSQRYCSVHSPGSARYHADLRYKKAFHHEISALLNEANSKYSIQLSPRKFTTIKEVRKIAYELTHSKLRFIRSDDAQAIRLSEKVYLLAKEGFSQSQIAKKLNVSPQAVSRIIKRLDTLRAVHAASCKFDERTGEFVVSDSVRNRIRLGLARQPKPESIAAIAKVVGLTKATVEDISISLLENSNLNNSPFTQEFSSG
- a CDS encoding site-specific integrase; this translates as MATIVKTDAGTWKALVRKTGWPTNTKTFRTKRDAEDWARRTEDEMVRGVYIQRSGSERMTLEMALKRYLSEVSPTKKPTTQRAEATKAQQLISHLGKYSMAALSAEIIASYRDTRLSSITNRGKPTSNNTVRLELALLSHLFTVAIQEWGLGLGFNPVLNIRKPSPGEGRDRRLSAEEERRLLTAVNNHSNPMLGWIVRIALETGMRSSEITSLRRHQVDMRKRVVRLSDTKNDSARTVPLSKWATETFQAALNNPIRPIDCDLVFFGEPGKSGKRSPYAFTKTWGLLKTKLGMADLHFHDLRHEAVSRLVEGGLSDQEVSAISGHKSMQMLKRYTHLRAEDLVDKLDKIKRDA
- a CDS encoding EAL domain-containing protein — its product is MQRVSAILLLCLACWTLPALSLELTPAEQTWLAEHPQLNLGVDRDWPPYEFIDSDAYYQGLAADYVRLIEQRLSITSRPPLEQNWSEVLSAARAGSVQLLPSLMATPEREQYLTFTRPYLDFPIVILAQEQGPQPRRLADLQGLRIAVVDNYATHELLRDKHPELNLWPRPSIAAALQALATGQADAMVGDLASSIWHLRQLKLDGIIVSGQTPYRYQLAMAVPKNNAILAGMIDKVLAELTPDEIAEIEQRWVGELLDQRQFWRSVLLFGLPALLASLLIIVSILRINRLLRSEMHNSALLAGELRDREQHYRGLVESLNAITWQMDPRDFCFTYVAPQAEKLLGYPIQDWLQPGFIERTLHPDDAGHTLYYCRTETQAGRDHSMDYRMLAADGREVWVRDIITLSPQGDEQMMRGLMIDITETKRTEQALALSEQKFASVFHNSPDIIALLNLNDGRLLAVNHTFEQQIGISAAEAIGFTSSELGLWVEHDIGPHTLELLRSGHTHNIESTFRRRDGSQFTALISAQKITLDNNPSLIVAVRDISALKDIQQRLKLSEDKFAKAFHASPDGMLITRLSDGQLLNVNEGFSSITGYSIDETIDSTTLQLGIWADPNERTRMFEQVQQHGSVRDFRALIRTRNGSLRTCEMSVQPIPIEGETCMLTIARDITERVRMQETLKQAATVFESTAEGVMITDLEQRITAVNRAFTTITGYSEAEALGQSPRLLASGNHDSAFYVAMWHSLSASGHWQGEICNKRKNGELFPEWLTISAVRDGDGIITHFVAVFADISSLKHAQASLDHQAHHDPLTGLPNRTLFEARLHIAIADALVDQRMGAVLFIDLDRFKHINDSLGHPVGDQLLKSIATRLKMHLRDIDTLARLGGDEFIILLPGLQQKGDAEQVANKLLECFNLPFRFDEQELFISASIGISYYPDDGEDVATLVKNADAAMYRSKARGRNRVELYTRDLTSQANERMALERELRRAIEQEQLQLYYQPKRCLSSNRLIGAEALLRWYHPVFGEISPERFIPLAEETGLIIALGDWVLSQACWQMQQWQQQHAPFGPLSVNLTGIQLRQPHLLERIASMLEDNCLPPELLQLEITESFIMNQAEEALSLLHQLKGLGIQLAIDDFGTGYSSLSYLKRLPVDTLKIDQSFVRGLPGDSNDAAIVRAIIALGRSMQLTVIAEGVETKAQEQFFAAEGCEQIQGFIISRAIHPDAFAQNFLSPRLTVGTAEKAPV
- the rpoD gene encoding RNA polymerase sigma factor RpoD → MSGKAQQQSRIKELITLGREQKYLTYAEVNDHLPEDISDPEQVEDIIRMINDMGIPVHESAPDADALMLADADTDDAAAEEAAAALAAVETDIGRTTDPVRMYMREMGTVELLTREGEIEIAKRIEEGIREVMGAIAHFPGTVDSILAEYTRVTTDGGRLVEVFNGYIDPDDGIVPAEAAAPVPAKDGDAEKDSDTDDSDDSDDEEEEEGDGGPDPEEALRRFTAIGDALSLAKKALKKHGRNSKQGIAALKEMATLFMPIKLIPKQYDALVVRVRSSLERLRAQERAIMQLCVRDARMPRADFLKLFPGNEINAEWAAGLAKGKGKYAEAIGTLQGDIQRCQQKLSALEAECELTLAEIKDINRRMSIGEAKARRAKKEMVEANLRLVISIAKKYTNRGLQFLDLIQEGNIGLMKAVDKFEYRRGYKFSTYATWWIRQAITRSIADQARTIRIPVHMIETINKLNRISRQMLQEMGREPTPEELGERMEMPEDKIRKVLKIAKEPISMETPIGDDEDSHLGDFIEDSTMQSPIDVATVESLKEATREVLSGLTAREAKVLRMRFGIDMNTDHTLEEVGKQFDVTRERIRQIEAKALRKLRHPTRSEHLRSFLDE